From one Spiroplasma endosymbiont of Lasioglossum villosulum genomic stretch:
- the secA gene encoding preprotein translocase subunit SecA, producing MWDRKILRKINKQVKEIISLDETMRKIKDEELANKTVEFRTRLAEGETLDDILVEAFATIREAARRISGLHPYPVQLIGGIVLHNGDVAEMRTGEGKTLTAVMPIYLNALSSKGVHVITVNEYLAARDAELNRPILEFLGITIGVSLRDHSTNQKREAYLKDVTYTTNSELGFDYLRDNMVKVYPEKVQRQLNYAIIDEADSVLIDESRTPLIISGGSKNRTPLYQASDVFAKTLIPEDYKIDWESRQIALTVTGVNKVQKQFNLKNLFDIDNSELFHHIQNALLANHVFKLDVEYVVKDGEIVLVDQFTGRLMPGRVYSDGLHQALQAKENVTIQQETTTVATITYQNFFRLYNKLSGMTGTAKTEEEEFVKIYNMRVIKIPTNKPIIREDKPDHVFASLNAKFKSLIAEVKERHTKGQPILIGTANVDVSERIANMLTLEGIKHEILNAKNHAREADIIARAGEKGSITLATNMAGRGTDIKLGKGVIELGGLAVLGTQRNEARRIDNQLRGRAGRQGDPGFSRFYVSIEDDLMLRFGGEKLKKAFASLGEDYIRSKMLTRSITRAQQKIEGMNFDARKNLLDYDNVIAQHREATYHQRDNILLADDLLDLIKNMHRTVARDLLNIFNKVVGREQFIDYDELVKGIENKLIKPNDLIAEKLNRLSIEENIDLIVEKSYNFYLEKREKLNDVIIKQIENSVILQTFDQYWTNHIDALSKLRAGIHLRGYAQLNPLQAYIEEASKLFNRMKINVAHQVIIMLHSIDPEQHQVRGGQDVLDTVLASNVETKTKIG from the coding sequence ATGTGAGATCGTAAAATTTTACGAAAAATTAATAAACAAGTTAAGGAAATAATTAGCCTTGATGAAACAATGAGAAAAATTAAAGATGAAGAATTAGCAAATAAAACAGTTGAATTCAGAACCAGATTGGCAGAAGGTGAGACTTTAGATGATATTTTAGTTGAAGCTTTTGCGACAATTAGAGAAGCAGCACGAAGAATTAGTGGATTACATCCATATCCTGTTCAATTAATTGGTGGTATTGTTCTTCATAATGGCGATGTTGCTGAAATGCGAACTGGTGAAGGAAAAACTTTAACTGCTGTGATGCCAATTTATTTAAATGCTTTAAGTAGTAAAGGTGTTCATGTTATTACTGTTAATGAATATTTAGCAGCAAGAGATGCCGAATTAAATCGACCAATTTTAGAATTTTTGGGAATTACTATTGGCGTTAGTCTTCGTGATCATTCTACTAATCAAAAACGTGAAGCGTATTTAAAAGATGTTACATATACAACTAATTCAGAATTAGGCTTTGATTATTTGCGTGATAATATGGTTAAGGTTTATCCAGAAAAAGTTCAACGTCAGCTTAATTATGCTATCATTGATGAGGCGGACTCTGTTTTAATTGATGAATCAAGAACACCTTTAATTATTTCTGGTGGTTCAAAAAATCGTACTCCTTTATATCAAGCATCAGATGTTTTTGCAAAAACTTTAATACCTGAAGATTATAAAATTGATTGAGAATCACGTCAAATTGCATTAACAGTAACGGGTGTTAATAAAGTTCAAAAACAGTTTAATTTAAAAAATTTATTTGATATTGATAACTCGGAATTATTTCATCATATTCAAAATGCACTTCTTGCTAATCATGTTTTCAAATTAGATGTAGAGTATGTTGTTAAAGATGGTGAAATTGTGCTAGTTGATCAGTTTACTGGTAGATTAATGCCTGGTAGAGTATATAGTGATGGACTTCATCAAGCTTTACAAGCTAAAGAAAATGTTACAATTCAACAAGAAACAACAACAGTAGCTACTATTACTTATCAAAACTTTTTCCGTTTATATAATAAACTAAGTGGTATGACAGGAACTGCTAAAACCGAAGAAGAAGAGTTTGTAAAAATTTATAATATGAGAGTAATTAAGATTCCTACTAATAAACCAATTATTCGAGAAGATAAACCCGATCATGTTTTTGCTTCATTAAATGCTAAATTTAAATCTTTAATTGCAGAAGTTAAAGAACGACATACTAAAGGACAACCAATTTTGATTGGTACTGCTAATGTTGATGTATCAGAACGAATTGCTAATATGTTAACTTTGGAAGGAATTAAGCATGAGATTTTAAATGCTAAAAATCATGCTCGTGAAGCTGATATTATTGCTAGAGCTGGTGAAAAAGGATCAATTACTTTAGCAACCAATATGGCAGGACGTGGAACAGATATTAAACTTGGTAAGGGTGTTATTGAACTTGGTGGCCTTGCTGTATTAGGTACTCAAAGAAACGAAGCACGAAGAATTGATAATCAATTACGTGGAAGAGCCGGAAGACAAGGTGATCCTGGATTTTCACGATTTTATGTTTCAATTGAAGATGATTTGATGTTACGTTTTGGTGGTGAAAAATTAAAAAAAGCTTTTGCAAGTTTAGGTGAAGACTATATTAGATCAAAAATGTTAACTAGATCAATTACTAGAGCACAACAAAAAATTGAAGGTATGAATTTTGATGCACGAAAAAACTTATTAGATTATGATAATGTTATTGCTCAGCATCGTGAAGCTACATATCATCAACGTGATAATATTTTACTTGCTGATGATTTATTAGATTTAATCAAAAATATGCACAGAACAGTAGCACGTGATTTACTAAATATTTTTAATAAAGTTGTTGGTAGAGAACAGTTTATTGATTATGATGAATTAGTTAAAGGTATTGAAAATAAATTAATTAAACCTAATGATTTAATTGCAGAAAAGTTAAATCGATTAAGTATTGAGGAAAATATTGATTTAATTGTTGAAAAATCTTATAATTTTTATCTTGAAAAAAGAGAAAAATTAAATGATGTTATTATAAAACAAATTGAAAATAGTGTTATTTTACAAACTTTTGATCAATATTGAACTAATCACATTGATGCTTTAAGCAAACTGCGTGCAGGAATCCATTTGCGTGGTTATGCGCAGTTAAATCCCTTACAAGCTTATATTGAGGAAGCTTCAAAATTATTTAATCGTATGAAAATCAATGTTGCTCATCAAGTTATTATTATGTTACATAGCATTGATCCAGAACAACATCAGGTTCGTGGTGGTCAAGATGTATTGGATACAGTATTAGCAAGTAATGTTGAAACTAAAACTAAAATTGGATAA